Proteins co-encoded in one Bacillus paramycoides genomic window:
- a CDS encoding carboxymuconolactone decarboxylase, whose amino-acid sequence MVYIAFFSSHTTIGTHNWNGGNNKMEHEQHSSVNDVLHHYKEGIGSFTNQIPEIAETYNAFTQACFQEGSLTKREKQLIALGISLATQDEYCTVYHTKGCLDQGCSDKEILEACGVSAAFAGGAAMSQAVTLVQECLTELKNQKH is encoded by the coding sequence GTGGTGTATATTGCCTTCTTTTCATCACATACTACAATAGGTACACATAATTGGAATGGAGGTAATAATAAAATGGAACACGAACAACATAGTTCAGTAAATGACGTTCTACATCATTATAAAGAAGGGATCGGTAGTTTTACAAACCAAATTCCTGAAATTGCTGAAACATATAATGCATTCACGCAAGCTTGTTTTCAAGAGGGCTCTTTAACTAAAAGAGAAAAACAACTTATTGCATTAGGAATTAGTCTAGCAACGCAAGATGAATATTGTACCGTTTATCATACAAAAGGTTGTCTTGATCAAGGGTGTTCAGATAAAGAAATTCTGGAAGCGTGTGGTGTATCAGCAGCATTTGCTGGCGGAGCTGCAATGAGTCAAGCGGTAACTTTAGTACAGGAATGTTTAACAGAACTGAAAAATCAAAAGCATTGA
- a CDS encoding alanine/glycine:cation symporter family protein: MEQLVEWFVGQVWSIGLVVFALGAGVYFTIVTRFLQIRYFKEMIKLLFEGKSSETGISSFQAFCLALSGRVGIGNIAGVATAIAFGGPGAVFWMWIMALLGAASAFVESTLSQVYKSKVGNEYRGGTPYFIEKGLKMKWFAVIVAVVVTLSYGVLLPGIQSSSIAVGFENSNGISKYITGISLVVLLAAIIFGGVKRIAGVSQMLVPFMAIGYVFVTCIVLIANVTEIPSMFALIFSSAFGVNEMFGGIVGAAIAWGVKRAVFSNVAGVGEATYSSAAAEVSHPAKQGLVQAFSVYIDTIVVCTATALMILITGMYNVIPEGKSAIVKNIGNVDAGPIYTQQAVETVMTGFGPLFVSIAIFFFAFTTLLAYYYIAETTLTYLDRELKHSWLKPVLKIGFLIMVYIGSVESASLLWNLGDLGIGSMAWLNLIAILLLSKIALKVLKDYEAQKKEGKDPVFDPKKVGIEGLVFWEERSKEIERKNYKEQSVVDDSLKL, from the coding sequence GAAGGGAAGAGCTCGGAGACGGGAATTTCATCCTTTCAAGCATTTTGTTTAGCCTTATCAGGTAGGGTTGGAATAGGTAATATTGCAGGGGTCGCGACAGCTATCGCTTTTGGCGGACCTGGAGCTGTATTTTGGATGTGGATAATGGCTCTTTTAGGAGCAGCTAGTGCTTTTGTTGAATCAACATTATCTCAAGTATATAAAAGTAAAGTTGGAAATGAATACCGCGGTGGTACACCTTATTTCATTGAAAAAGGCTTGAAAATGAAATGGTTTGCAGTTATTGTCGCGGTCGTTGTAACACTTTCATATGGCGTTTTATTACCAGGTATTCAATCTAGTAGTATCGCCGTTGGATTTGAAAACTCCAATGGCATTAGCAAGTATATAACTGGTATATCGTTAGTCGTATTATTAGCAGCAATCATTTTTGGCGGCGTGAAGAGAATTGCTGGCGTTTCGCAAATGCTTGTTCCATTTATGGCAATTGGTTATGTATTTGTTACATGTATCGTATTAATTGCGAATGTAACAGAAATTCCAAGTATGTTTGCATTAATTTTCTCTAGTGCTTTTGGTGTAAATGAAATGTTTGGTGGAATTGTCGGTGCAGCAATTGCATGGGGCGTAAAGCGTGCTGTATTTTCGAATGTTGCTGGTGTTGGAGAAGCGACGTATAGCTCCGCTGCTGCTGAAGTATCTCATCCTGCAAAACAAGGGTTAGTTCAAGCGTTTTCTGTATATATTGATACAATTGTTGTTTGTACAGCGACAGCTCTTATGATTTTAATAACAGGTATGTATAATGTTATACCTGAAGGAAAAAGCGCTATCGTAAAGAATATAGGGAATGTTGACGCAGGTCCAATTTATACACAGCAAGCAGTTGAAACCGTTATGACAGGGTTTGGTCCATTATTCGTTTCAATCGCAATTTTCTTCTTCGCATTTACAACATTACTCGCATACTACTATATCGCTGAAACGACACTTACTTATTTAGATCGTGAGCTTAAACATAGCTGGTTAAAACCAGTTTTGAAAATTGGATTTTTAATTATGGTTTACATCGGTAGCGTAGAATCAGCATCGCTTTTATGGAATCTTGGAGATTTAGGAATCGGTAGTATGGCATGGTTAAACTTAATCGCGATTCTATTATTAAGTAAAATCGCATTAAAAGTGTTAAAAGATTATGAAGCACAGAAAAAAGAAGGGAAAGATCCAGTGTTTGATCCTAAAAAAGTTGGGATTGAAGGATTAGTTTTTTGGGAGGAGAGAAGTAAAGAGATTGAAAGGAAAAACTATAAAGAACAATCAGTAGTGGATGATAGTCTGAAATTATAG